Proteins encoded within one genomic window of Humulus lupulus chromosome 1, drHumLupu1.1, whole genome shotgun sequence:
- the LOC133823057 gene encoding uncharacterized protein LOC133823057: MCRLLEASQQRSDEAIKTLIEAQARLEAEIAELHKSADATRSTQANNNLDSGRPEVPIDRISSPQQTTHLGSKGSQGLPPPSPTHLRLGAEEQRAPLCDTHVQTRAEPTRSARPTAEVRHHQIVQRAVNDSPAEDRAPSIRFLDSWKEEMMREMMQKFSDGRSVHATEHMDLVSRITEKSPFSEWIQNEPKPRDFVIPSLPAFNGKGDPLNHLFQFQQKMALESNNEAIQCKVFSTTFSGPALLWFRQLKPRSVNSFSDLRLTFLQQYSANREAPRTMADLYQIEQGENEHPKVYLQRFIDLVHQIHDVDPITVANLFVKSLQVGSLLHENLTMTPPYDMAEVQTRAEGVFRVLEFRERAQKKSALISAPPANNPPPPARDDKRKRHQADHAKEGKRPRQDR, translated from the coding sequence ATGTGTCGCCTGCTGGAAGCTAGCCAGCAGAGATCCGACGAAGCAATTAAAACGTTGATCGAAGCTCAGGCTAGGCTCGAAGCTGAGATCGCTGAGCTGCACAAATCCGCCGACGCCACACGCAGCACCCAAGCCAACAACAATCTCGACTCTGGTAGACCCGAAGTTCCAATCGATCGCATCAGTTCCCCTCAACAAACCACGCACCTCGGTAGCAAAGGATCCCAGGGTCTCCCACCACCCTCCCCAACCCATCTTCGTCTTGGAGCCGAAGAACAACGAGCCCCTCTCTGTGACACACATGTGCAGACCAGAGCAGAGCCCACCCGGTCAGCTCGGCCGACCGCCGAAGTTAGGCACCACCAAATCGTACAGCGAGCCGTAAATGACTCACCCGCTGAGGACCGTGCTCCCTCGATCCGGTTCTTAGACAGTTGGAAAGAAGAGATGATGAGGGaaatgatgcagaagttctcAGACGGAAGGTCTGTTCACGCAACCGAGCATATGGATCTGGTGTCAAGAATCACTGAGAAGTCTCCCTTCTCAGAGTGGATTCAGAATGAGCCTAAACCCCGAGACTTCGTCATCCCTTCCCTGCCTGCATTTAATGGAAAGGGAGATCCGTTAAACCACCTGTTCCAATTTCAGCAGAAAATGGCACTAgaatccaacaacgaagccattCAATGCAAGGTCTTTTCAACGACTTTCTCTGGGCCAGCTCTGTTGTGGTTCCGGCAGTTAAAGCCCAGATCCGTCAACAGTTTTAGTGACCTCCGACTAACTTTTCTACAACAATATAGCGCGAACCGCGAGGCACCAAGAACAATGGCAGACCTCTATCAGATCGAACAGGGGGAAAATGAACATCCGAAGGTGTATTTACAACGTTTCATTGACCTCGTGCATCAAATTCACGATGTCGACCCGATTACTGTAGCcaatctcttcgtcaaaagcTTGCAGGTGGGATCTCTCTTACATGAAAATCTCACCATGACACCACCTTATGACATGGCCGAGGTTCAGACCCGAGCCGAGGGCGTCTTCAGGGTCCTAGAATTTCGAGAGCGTGCACAGAAGAAATCCGCACTTATCTCCGCTCCACCAGCAAATAACCCTCCGCCACCTGCTAGAGATGACAAGAGGAAGAGACACCAGGCAGACCACGCGAAGGAAGGGAAGAGGCCAAGACAGGACCGATAG